Sequence from the Gloeocapsopsis dulcis genome:
TCGCTATTTGCGAGGTCTGAATTCTCCGCATTGGCGCTAACATAAGGGGCAATAAATGTGGTTGCAGCTATTGAAATTGAAGCAGCTAAGACCTGTAACTTTAGCTCAAGCCTACGTTGTTTCATTGGCAAATTTCCTATGTGGATTAGTTAAAATACGACCTTGAATTTATGAAATCCAGTATTGCGCGATCGCATAACCTCTCTGTAGTTATCTTCATTTAAATATCAACACGCACCCTGTCATGGCGCTTTAGCAGATTGTTAAAGTAAATGAAAATAATATAAATAATATTTAATAATATGGTTTATTTTAAAGCTGTGTTTACTTGGTCAGCAAGTTTTAGGGGATTAAATGGTTTATTGAGAACACCCTTAACACCCAATTCTCTAAATTTCTGCTCAATAAAGCGCCCCTTAGCTGTCAGTAGAATGACAGGAATAGCGCTAGTTATTGTACTAGATTGGAGTTTTTTTAAAGTAGTCAGTCCATCCTCATCTGCCATCATTACATCTAAGAGAATTGCGTCGGGTTGATTATTCTGGGCTAAGTGTAAGCCTTCACGACCCGAGTGAGCAGTTATTACCTGCCATCCGCCCATAATTTCTAGGCAAGTTTGAATCAATTGTAGAATATCATCTTCATCATCAATAACTAAGATTCTCTTTCTTGTCATTGCGCTTTTCTACCTCCTGATCTAAGTTGTTACCTCAATAAGCGCGAGTGCGTATTGTTTCTCATATAGTCTTAATTCTTCCTCATTGTCTGTAGATCGAGAAAGATGATAGATGAGCACACCAACTGCGAAAAAAGCAAACAGAAGGGCAATTGCGATCACTACGCGAATTATGACGTTGCTAGGATGAGGGTTTTGCATAAATTTTTATTATTTCATGAGACTAATTATTCCAAGTATGACAACCGCCATCACTATGAATGTTGCCTAGTTGTTAGATTTAGAGTCATACCATAGAGTATTGCTGACTCCAAAGTTAATGTTTAGGTGTAGCAACAGATTTAAGATCTGACTACCTGTAATGCTGCTAAACTTTAGAAACACGTAAGTATTGAGTATTATTACGTTTCCTAAGATAAGGTGAAAAAGTGGAAAAGTCGGGCAGGAAACGATGAAAGATAAATTACTTAGCTGTCATGATAAACAGTAAACGTATTACGGCAACATAGAAAAGCAAGCCCAAACCCCAGAAGATGCTTAGAAGAATAGGTTTTCACTATAAGGGCTACAGCGTTGCTGTTATCGCCGTTGCGATCGCTTTTCTCCTAACAAATCTCCTGTGGTTGCTAATTCAGCCTCATCTGTACCCACTGTTTCTCGCTGCGGTGATGGTGAGTTCCTGGTACGGTGGCATGAGGTCAGGTTTGTTTGCTATTGGTATGTCTGCTGTACTATGCGAGTATTTCTTTGTCCCTCCACTTTATACACTGCTACCTAGCCGAGATGGAATTGTTGGGGTAATCCAATTTGTACTAGTAGCAGTACTCATTAGTTACCTCAACACAAGACTGCGCTCGACTCAAAAACTAGCCCAACGCAATTATGAGCATCTACGTCAAAGCCAAGAAAGCTTGCGCTACAGCGAAGAACGTTATCGCATTTTAGTAGAAGGGGTAACAGACTATGCGATCTTTATGCTCGACCCAAATGGTGTTTTTGCTACTTGGAATGCAGGTTCAGAAAGGATGTTAGGCTATCAGGAGGCAGAAATTATCGGTCAGCCTTTTGAACGGATTTTTACGCCGGAGGCAATACGGCAAGGCTTACCCAAGCAAGTTTTGCAGACAGCGATCGCAGAGGGTTTTTCAAGAGAGAATCGCTGGCACATTCGTAAGGATGGTACGCACTTTTGGACTCATTGTATTGTCACCGTGTTACGCGATGAGAGTGGAAATCTGCGGGGCTTTGCCAAAATTATGCAAGACATCACTCAGCGCAAACTAGCTGAGGAAGAACGGGAACAGTTATTGCTGCGCGAACAAGCTGCCCGCGCCGAAGCAGAAGCCGCCAACCGTGCCAAGGACGATTTTTTGGCAATAGTCTCGCACGAACTACGTACCCCAATGACGGCAATCATTGGTTGGGCAGGGATGTTGCAAACAGGAATGCTAGATGAAAGTCGAGCAGTTCTAGCAATGGAGACAATTGAACGCCATGCCAACTTGCAAATGCAACTGATTGAAGATCTACTTGATATTTCCCGCATAGTCAGAGGAGATATTTCATTAACTTTTGGTAGAGTCGATTT
This genomic interval carries:
- a CDS encoding response regulator, which produces MTRKRILVIDDEDDILQLIQTCLEIMGGWQVITAHSGREGLHLAQNNQPDAILLDVMMADEDGLTTLKKLQSSTITSAIPVILLTAKGRFIEQKFRELGVKGVLNKPFNPLKLADQVNTALK
- a CDS encoding ATP-binding protein, translating into MLRRIGFHYKGYSVAVIAVAIAFLLTNLLWLLIQPHLYPLFLAAVMVSSWYGGMRSGLFAIGMSAVLCEYFFVPPLYTLLPSRDGIVGVIQFVLVAVLISYLNTRLRSTQKLAQRNYEHLRQSQESLRYSEERYRILVEGVTDYAIFMLDPNGVFATWNAGSERMLGYQEAEIIGQPFERIFTPEAIRQGLPKQVLQTAIAEGFSRENRWHIRKDGTHFWTHCIVTVLRDESGNLRGFAKIMQDITQRKLAEEEREQLLLREQAARAEAEAANRAKDDFLAIVSHELRTPMTAIIGWAGMLQTGMLDESRAVLAMETIERHANLQMQLIEDLLDISRIVRGDISLTFGRVDLVRVIVAAIEVVQPAANEKAIDLEFVQESGATSDRENVLPFLVSSASPVLVWGDSERMQQVVWNLLSNAIKFTPERGKVTVRLSIVRGSSLTNNSNQQSTINNYAQIQVSDTGIGISPNFLPYVFDRFRQADSTSARTNKGLGLGLAIARHLIELHSGTIQVDSPGIEQGATFTINLPYQTTLPPEDFIVSNPEQMQSYTTGKNTTILNNPPRLDGLRVLIVDDEADARQWITVVLEESGAEVIAVASVGEALEALAQQRPDVMVSDIGMPGEDGYALIGKIRELESKMGETIPAIALTGYAREEDYAKALAAGFQLHVAKPIRAAELIAVVASLARMPRKF